The genomic window ATCTAATCCGGTTCGTGCCCCCAGCTTTCGTCCCTCACCGTCGGACCCGTTCTGGTAAGACGCCTTCGCCACTGGTGGTCCCACAGGGATTACAAGATTTCACTCCTACCCCTGTAGTACCTCTTACCTCTCCCGGTCCCAAGTCTAACAGTATCCCCCGGAAGCCTAACAGTTGAGCTGTCAGATTTCCCGGAAGACTGATTAAACCGGCTACGGACCCTTTAGACCCAATAATAGTGATTACCACTCGGGCCGCCGGTGTTACCGCGGCGGCTGGCACCGGTCTTGCCCGGCCCTTGCTATCACATGCTATTTACACATGTGGACAGCCAGCATTGTATGCTGGCACTCGGTGTCCCCTTATCGCGGTTTCCCGCAGTGTAAAGGTTTCGCGCCTGCTGCGCCCCGTAGGGCCTGGATTAATGTCTCAGAATCCATCTCCGGGCTCTTGCTCTCACAACCCGTACCCGTCGTTGGCTAGTAGGTACTCTAGACCCACTACAACCTGATAGGCCGCAGACCCATCCTTGGGCGACGGATCTTTAAATCACAAAGCATTCCAGCATATGTGATCTATTCAGAATTATCCCCAGTTTCCCGGGGTTATGCTGAACCCAAGGGCAGATTGTCCACGTGTTACTGAGCAGTCCGCTATGTTCACGAAGAACATTTAACTAGCATGGCTTAGTCGAACACCGATAGCAGTAACCTCTGGCAGGATCAACCAGAATTATAATATATTTCTAGCACACCTTTTGAAGGTTAAAGGAAATTGTTGGCAGGGTACCTATTAAACAACATGGATGCTGATTAAAGGCCCTGCACAGTGAATTCTAAATACTAACGATCAGAATTCACCGAACTGCCATTGCGTGAGTCAGACAGAATTGTTATCTCCTGTCTCCATTAAAGTGAAGGTGATTATGTTTCCACACACGTTCTGTGCGGGAACACATGAATATTGCTTTTGGTATATAAACCTTCTGATCCGGCCAGGCCGAACCAATTCACACGACAAACAAGCGAGGTTCGCGCATGAAACAGGTCACCAATCCTGTGCCATTCACAGGACACATATATACGCATTGAACGTATATAAGCATTTGCATTATCGATTTCCACTGAACAAACAGGCATCAAGCAGCTGCAAGCATTGAATGCTACATCTGCACCCATTCATTGAGCGGGACTCCTACATATGTTCACTCATATTAATAGTTATCGTACAAACAAATATTGAAATGAAATTTTGAGAATGGCAAAAAACAAATCATCCATAAATGGAATGCATAAATAGCATGAAGATCCTATCAAGCTGGCATATTTCAAAACACAAAACCAAATCCTACAAAAATAAAAATTACAAGAGCAAATCCAGGGAAATAAGTATTGAGATGGTGTGGCAGCATGGTAAAAAAATCAAAAGATATACGGAAACTCGATACTGATGTTGATAAAATGCGCATCAGACGCAAAGACAGCGAACACCTTAAAGTAAAAGAAAATGTATTCGATGAAGCCACCCTCAAAGCTCTTTATGACCTGGCAAGAAAAGGCGTAATAGAAAGCCTCGGCGGATCCATTAGCACCGGCAAGGAAGCAAACGTATTCCTTGCAGAAGGCAAAGACAAAAATATTGCCCTCAAAATATACCGCATATCTTCAAGCACTTTTAATTCCATGGATGAATATATACGAGGAGACCCACGTTTTAGCAATATACGCCACAAGAAAAAAGATATCATATTTGCATGGACAAAAAAAGAGTACCGCAATCTTATGCGTGCCAGGGAATGTGGCATAGCTGCCCCCCGACCAATAGATACCCACAAAAACATACTTGCCATGGAATTTATCGGAGAAGGAGACAAACCCTACCCCCTTCTAAAGGAAGTAAAACTCAGCGAACAATCTGCACAAACAATTTTCGGCACCATTATACATTATCTCGAAATACTTTATAATGAAGCCAAATTAGTACATGGAGACCTTAGCGAATACAATATTTTGCTCGATCCATCTACCCTTGAACCATATCTCATAGACATGGGCCAATCGGTAACGCTTGAACATCCGTCGGCAAATGACTTTCTAAAACGAGATATCAGAAACCTCACCCGGCACTTCAAGAAATACGGCATACAACCCGACGAAGAAGAACTTTTAAGGATAATTACCGAAAAACAAAGAAACAAGTAAACACAGGTTGAAAATCATGACGCATTTAAAAATACCAAAAGATAGAATTGGTGCAATCATCGGGCCAAAAGGCCAGACTAAAAAATTCATAGAAGAAAAATCATCTTCACAACTCAACATCGACAGTGAAAATGGAAGTGTGGAAGTCATACAGGGAGATGACCCCGTAGGAACCCTCAGAGCCATCGAAACAATCAAAGCCATTGGAAGAGGATTCAATCCTGAAAAAACAATACCAATGCTTGACGATGACCTGCTGATGTTAGAGGTTATTGATCTTTCAAAATATGCATCCACAAATAAGGAAATGACTCGCCTAAAGGGCAGGATTATAGGCAAAGGAGGTAAAACTCGCGAAATTGCTGAAAACCTCATCGGAGTGAAAATCTCAATATATGGAAAAACAGTCAGTTTCATAGGATACCCGGAGCAAATCCAAATAATGAGAACTGCAGTTGAAATGCTCATAGAAGGAGCAAATCATGGCCCCGTGTACAGTTTCCTCGAGAAAAAACACAAAGAATTGATGCAAGCTCAACTGGATTCCTATTAAGAGACAAATTTATCCACAGGAGGCAAGAATGGAATCAAAGGACCTTATCCAAACCGCAAAGGAGATGGGAGAATTTCCCACCCTTTTAAAGGCAGCCAAAGCACTTGACCTTATGGAAAAGTATTCCACAGAAGGCCCTTACACCATTTTTGCACCAGTAGAAAGTGCTTTTGAACCCATTCCCGATTCAGTAATAGACGATGCCTTCGAAGATCTTGATTATCTTAGAGATATTATTAGTTACCATATAGTAGAAGGAAGATACAGCAGTGAAGACCTCCGCGAAAATACCACATTGACTACAACAGGAGGCAATAAATTGAGGTTGCGGGAAAAAGATGGGAAAATATTCGTGGAAAACACGCCAATCCTTAAACCTGATATCGAATGCAGCAATGGAATCATACATTCCATAGGAGACATTCTTGTACCCTGATAATTACTCTTTTTCCATTAACTTTCTTAGATGTGGATGAAAATGCAAATCCGGGCACACCATATATTTTGCATCCAGGGCTTTGTCGGGAAGGGTTATTCTGAACAATTCATAGAAAATATGGAAAACATTATTGAAAAACTAAACAGCTGCGATCTCCTTATAGAGGTCACAAATACCCCGGATTGTATTTGCACTGCTTGCCCCAGACTGAAAATCATTGATGCACAAAGTGGAAATGCTAAAATAGGTCTTATTGGTTGTGAAGTAGAAACAGAAGTCAAAATACTCGACAGAAAAGTAGCCAATTCTCTTGGAATTGATTTTGGAAAACATTACCTGTACAGCGAGCTTCTCAAAAAACTGAAATATATCGATGAAGAAAATTTTGACAATATTTGTTCTGAATGCCAATGGTACAGTCTCGGCTACTGCAAAAAAAGAATCATTGGCATATAATGCAAAACATACATTTAAATGCTAAATCCAAACATCTGTTTTATATACCTAATGTCCCCATTTTCTTTGTAGAGTTAAAACTTGATTCAAGGAGGATAGAATGGCAGAAATGTTTCAATTCAACAACCTTACAGTATGGGATATCGGGGCTGCCCTTATAGTACTGGTTGCAGGCTATATCATTGCCCGCATCCTGACAGGAATGTTTAAAGACAGTATATCCAGAACAAAATTACCTTCACTTGTAATTGACTTCCTGGCAAGATTTTTCAGCATTCTTCTCTATATTATTGTACTCCTTACCACATTGTCCACACTGAATTTTGATGTCGGACCTGTAGTCTTGGGATTATCAGCCGTGATTGGGTTGATCCTTGGATTCGGGATGCAGGATACACTCACAAACCTGGGTGCAGGAATATGGATTGCTGCACTTCGTCCCATAGATAAAAATGAATATGTAGAAATAAACGGAATCTCAGGAACTGTTTCGGTAGTTGGAATTATGGCTACTGAACTTCTTGCACCCGATAACAAATTCATCACCATCCCTAATAAGCTTGTATGGGGAAACCCGATCATCAATGCAACACGCCTGCCAACCAGAAGGGTTAGTGTTGATGTAGGAATCAGTTACAGTTCCAATATAGACAGGGCCATTGAAATTGCCATTGAGACAATGAAATCCCACAGCAAAGTACTGTCAGAACCTGCTCCCGCAGTAATGACAACCGAACTTGCAGATTCCTCTGTAAACCTGCAGCTTCGTGCCTGGACAAAAACAGAGGATTTCTGGAATGTAAAGAAAGAACTCACTGAAAATATCTTCAAGGCCTACAGAGAACTTGGAATAGAGATTCCATTCCCACAACTGGATGTCCACCTTGAGAAAGAGTGATGACATCCACTATTTTTTTATTATTCTTGCATAGAAAACCAGTGATAACAATATTGTCATGGAGGTCCGATCTTGATAATCACCACTACTGAAAACGTTGATGGAAAGCAACAAAAAATCCTTGGTATCGTGATGGGAAATACGGTACAATCAAGACATATCAGTAGCGATATAGGAGCAGCTCTGAAGAAGGTGGTCGGAGGAAAGCTTAAAGGTTACTCAAAGATGCTCAAAACATCCAGAGATGAAGCAATGCAACGCATGATTGAAGAAGCAGAAAAATTAGATGCCGATGCAATAGTTAACGTGCGTTTCACAACATCCCAGACAATGGCCTCTGCCGCCGAGATACTTGCATACGGAACTGCCATGAAATTCACCTGATCAAAAATGGGGTTCAAAATGAAGGGCATATGGATTGGAGGTGACCAGTTAATTGAGGACAATCCTTTGATTCTGGATTCCCCACATGTCCCCTTAATAATGACAGAATATACCGGATTTAGCCTTTCCAGAACCTACCACAAAAAAAAACTGATCCTTGTCTGGTCTTCAATGCGCCACTATGCAGAAAAACTTCGAAAAAGGGGTGCAGATTTAACCTACGTAAAAACCCCAGAAATGGAAAGAACATTAAACGAATGGATAAAAAATAAAGAAATAGATGAACTCCATATTTCAGAGCCCTCAAACATCCATCTCAAAAAATATATCGAAAAACTCAATCTCAATTGCAAAGTAATATTCCTGCCAGATAACCAATTTATGTGGCAAGCACAGGAATTCAGAGATTGGGCTAACTCACGTAAAAAACTTCTCATGGAAGATTTCTATAGGACAGGGCGCAAAAAATATAAAATCCTTCTTGAAAAAGATCTTAAACCCTCTGGAGGAAAATGGAACCTGGATCGAGAAAACCGCAAACCTCCACCCAAATATGGATTTCAGGAAGACCCACCCCAACATATAAAATTTCCACCCGATAAGATCACCAAAGAAATTATAGCAGAAGTTGAAAGAAGCGAATATCCTACATACGGAAAAGGAAATGATTTCAATTTAGCTGTAACACATGAAGATGCGGAAAAAGCACTCGACTTCTTTATAGAAGAAAAACTTGCAAATTTCGGACCCTATCAGGACATAATGCTTACAGGTGACAATGTACTCTGGCATTCAATTTTATCCCCCTACCTAAACCTCGGTCTTCTACACCCCCTAAATGTAGTCAAAAAGGCCGAGCTGGCTTATTACCAAAAAAATCTCCCCCTTAACAGCATCGAGGGATTCATCCGGCAAATACTTGGATGGCGCGAATACATGCATTGTATTTACAACTACAAAGGGGACAAATACCTAAAAAATAACTGGTTTGATCATGAAAGGGAATTGCCCACCATGTACTGGTACCCCGAAAAAACAGCTATGAACTGTATGACCAGTGTCATTGAAGAGGTACGTAATACAGGCTATGCACACCATATACAGAGACTTATGATACTGAGTAACTTTGCACTGCTTGCAGAAGTTAATCCCTCAGAGGTTAAAAACTGGTTTCATACAGCTTTCATAGATGCATATGACTGGGTGATGCAACCCAATGTTATAGGAATGGGGCAGTTTGCAGATGGAGGAATCCTTGCTACAAAACCCTATATCTCTTCTGCAAACTATATCAACAAAATGAGTGATTACTGTCAGGATTGCACCTATAACCACAATCATCGAACCGGCGTAGATGCCTGCCCCTTTAATTACCTATATTGGGCCTTTCTTCACAAGAATAATGAAAAGCTTAGAAATATAGGCCGTATGAAACTTATTCTAAAAAACCTGGACCGGATAAATAAAAAGAAACTTAAGCAAATACTTACACAGGCAGATGATTTCCTTAAATCCCTTAAATAATATTAGAAATGGAAATGCTCCCAATAATCCTTATCCCTACCAGGGTCCACTTCCATTTTCAGCTCTTCAGGATAGGGTTCGAAAAACCTGGAATAAGCTGATGCATCTGAATCAAATTTACCGACAAAGAATTTCAGAATTTCAAGAACTGCCTCCACTCCTATCAGATTGCGGGAATAGAGATCAAGAACATCGTTAAAGAGAAAATCGTCTTCAGCAGTTGCCTGTTCCCTGTAACCCGAGTATATATTCTGTGCGGCATTAATATAGGAATTCGAAAACGGGTGATTGGAGAAAACTTCCTTAAGCAGTGAAAAATATTCCCTTGAAACATCATTGAAAGCAGCCCCTTTCGCCCCTTCAAGGAGATGACTCATTTTGTTTGCTAGAGGTTGACTGTAAAGCATGAAAAGATGATGATAACGACGGTTGTATTCTACCAATTGCTCCATATTTCCAGAACCCAGGGTTTCCCTGAAATCTGCAAAAGCAAAAAGACGAGTAAGAAAATCGTGCCTGATACGTACATTACGCAACCTGTCATCTTCTTCAATGGGATAACCGCCATAGCGCTTCAGAATCTTGTCTGCAAAGAAGCCACTACCCCTTTCAATTACCCCGGCATTACTTAATCCACTATAAACCTTGATATCACGAATACCAATTGTCGGAGACTTGGACTTGAAAATAAAACCATCCACTTCCGTAAGTTCCTCCAGGAAAGAATCCGTGAATCCATCCATCTTTTCAGTTACATCATTTCCTGTTTTGGGTTGTACAAGGCGGTATTCCCCTTTGGTCTTTACAATCCTCAGGGTATCCCTCGGAACCCCTAGACCAATGTCCACTTCCGGACATACTTTAATGAAATCCACGAAAGGTTCAAGGTCACGCACTGCCTGGCAGTGAATCACTTGCCCATCATAACGTACTTTTTCAAATTCAAGGCACCTGCTTACAAGCACAACTGGCCGGGAAAAAGGTATTTGCGGTATCATAGTATAATATTGGAGATGTAAACATAAATCACTTTTGATCTGTATTCAATCGACCACTGAATTTTTATCAAAGGAACTATATGCCCGAAAGATAGATTTTATTCTATGAAACTTATTCCAATAATACTCCTCGCAGTCTTCCTGCTGACTCCTGTAGTTGGTTCTGCCCACCTGCCAAGACTTGTTGAAAGCAATATAACCAATGTTGAAAATCCTGAAGTTTCCCAGGCATTCTATGGGGAACTTAAAGGTGTGCCTGACATATACGTGATAGAGTCAGATATATCTTTCAAGTTATATGCCAGTCTGCTTGTACCCGCAACCGAAGGTATCGAAAAGGATCTATCAGTAAAAATATGCCGTAAAGAAAGTGATGATGATGATGATGTAAATTGTACTGTACTCGATGGAATGTCCCATGAATGGACCCTGTATTATGAGGAATTCGGAGGAGATTACTATTACAATGGACCCGAACTAGTAGCAAACCAGGATGGAAAAACAGTAAAAGGAATAAATGCAGAACCTGGAATATATACATTGAAAGTATTCAGCCCGGATAATAAGGGAAAATATGTACTGGTAGTC from Methanohalophilus halophilus includes these protein-coding regions:
- a CDS encoding serine protein kinase RIO, whose protein sequence is MVKKSKDIRKLDTDVDKMRIRRKDSEHLKVKENVFDEATLKALYDLARKGVIESLGGSISTGKEANVFLAEGKDKNIALKIYRISSSTFNSMDEYIRGDPRFSNIRHKKKDIIFAWTKKEYRNLMRARECGIAAPRPIDTHKNILAMEFIGEGDKPYPLLKEVKLSEQSAQTIFGTIIHYLEILYNEAKLVHGDLSEYNILLDPSTLEPYLIDMGQSVTLEHPSANDFLKRDIRNLTRHFKKYGIQPDEEELLRIITEKQRNK
- a CDS encoding KH domain-containing protein produces the protein MTHLKIPKDRIGAIIGPKGQTKKFIEEKSSSQLNIDSENGSVEVIQGDDPVGTLRAIETIKAIGRGFNPEKTIPMLDDDLLMLEVIDLSKYASTNKEMTRLKGRIIGKGGKTREIAENLIGVKISIYGKTVSFIGYPEQIQIMRTAVEMLIEGANHGPVYSFLEKKHKELMQAQLDSY
- a CDS encoding fasciclin domain-containing protein — protein: MESKDLIQTAKEMGEFPTLLKAAKALDLMEKYSTEGPYTIFAPVESAFEPIPDSVIDDAFEDLDYLRDIISYHIVEGRYSSEDLRENTTLTTTGGNKLRLREKDGKIFVENTPILKPDIECSNGIIHSIGDILVP
- a CDS encoding DUF1284 domain-containing protein, which translates into the protein MQIRAHHIFCIQGFVGKGYSEQFIENMENIIEKLNSCDLLIEVTNTPDCICTACPRLKIIDAQSGNAKIGLIGCEVETEVKILDRKVANSLGIDFGKHYLYSELLKKLKYIDEENFDNICSECQWYSLGYCKKRIIGI
- a CDS encoding mechanosensitive ion channel family protein; translated protein: MAEMFQFNNLTVWDIGAALIVLVAGYIIARILTGMFKDSISRTKLPSLVIDFLARFFSILLYIIVLLTTLSTLNFDVGPVVLGLSAVIGLILGFGMQDTLTNLGAGIWIAALRPIDKNEYVEINGISGTVSVVGIMATELLAPDNKFITIPNKLVWGNPIINATRLPTRRVSVDVGISYSSNIDRAIEIAIETMKSHSKVLSEPAPAVMTTELADSSVNLQLRAWTKTEDFWNVKKELTENIFKAYRELGIEIPFPQLDVHLEKE
- a CDS encoding YbjQ family protein, which codes for MIITTTENVDGKQQKILGIVMGNTVQSRHISSDIGAALKKVVGGKLKGYSKMLKTSRDEAMQRMIEEAEKLDADAIVNVRFTTSQTMASAAEILAYGTAMKFT
- a CDS encoding cryptochrome/photolyase family protein, producing the protein MKGIWIGGDQLIEDNPLILDSPHVPLIMTEYTGFSLSRTYHKKKLILVWSSMRHYAEKLRKRGADLTYVKTPEMERTLNEWIKNKEIDELHISEPSNIHLKKYIEKLNLNCKVIFLPDNQFMWQAQEFRDWANSRKKLLMEDFYRTGRKKYKILLEKDLKPSGGKWNLDRENRKPPPKYGFQEDPPQHIKFPPDKITKEIIAEVERSEYPTYGKGNDFNLAVTHEDAEKALDFFIEEKLANFGPYQDIMLTGDNVLWHSILSPYLNLGLLHPLNVVKKAELAYYQKNLPLNSIEGFIRQILGWREYMHCIYNYKGDKYLKNNWFDHERELPTMYWYPEKTAMNCMTSVIEEVRNTGYAHHIQRLMILSNFALLAEVNPSEVKNWFHTAFIDAYDWVMQPNVIGMGQFADGGILATKPYISSANYINKMSDYCQDCTYNHNHRTGVDACPFNYLYWAFLHKNNEKLRNIGRMKLILKNLDRINKKKLKQILTQADDFLKSLK
- a CDS encoding YbgA family protein, with amino-acid sequence MIPQIPFSRPVVLVSRCLEFEKVRYDGQVIHCQAVRDLEPFVDFIKVCPEVDIGLGVPRDTLRIVKTKGEYRLVQPKTGNDVTEKMDGFTDSFLEELTEVDGFIFKSKSPTIGIRDIKVYSGLSNAGVIERGSGFFADKILKRYGGYPIEEDDRLRNVRIRHDFLTRLFAFADFRETLGSGNMEQLVEYNRRYHHLFMLYSQPLANKMSHLLEGAKGAAFNDVSREYFSLLKEVFSNHPFSNSYINAAQNIYSGYREQATAEDDFLFNDVLDLYSRNLIGVEAVLEILKFFVGKFDSDASAYSRFFEPYPEELKMEVDPGRDKDYWEHFHF